In Pyxidicoccus trucidator, a single genomic region encodes these proteins:
- a CDS encoding OmpA family protein: MTHALRRLALLAAVLGALSSGCRHAPEDRPTEDDDKDGVLNADDACPGTRGPSETRGCPPKDTDGDGVDDSVDKCARSAGPASRDGCPVRDVDEDGVEDSRDACPRVVGVLERQGCPVEDLDRDGLEGEADKCPEEAGPASREGCPEQDADHDGVPDASDACPEEEGFPTLRGCPERDADGDSVMDHRDNCPREPGAPDNQGCSPRQRQLVIIRQDRLELRERIAFESGTATLQARSFPLLDNVARVLLAHPKLSPLLVESHTDNRGDAATNRALSQARAEAVRDYLVGQGVPPNRLDARGHGPDRPVTSNETSQGREANRRVDLLLPPPSGPTPRKPGR; the protein is encoded by the coding sequence ATGACGCACGCACTTCGCCGCCTGGCCCTGCTCGCCGCCGTGCTGGGCGCACTCTCCTCTGGCTGCCGCCATGCCCCCGAGGACCGGCCCACCGAGGACGATGACAAAGACGGAGTGCTCAACGCCGACGATGCCTGCCCGGGCACTCGCGGGCCCTCCGAGACTCGCGGCTGCCCTCCGAAGGACACGGACGGTGACGGCGTGGACGACTCCGTCGACAAGTGCGCGCGCAGCGCCGGCCCCGCCTCCCGCGACGGCTGCCCCGTGCGCGACGTGGACGAGGACGGCGTGGAGGACTCCCGGGACGCGTGCCCCCGCGTCGTCGGCGTGCTGGAGCGCCAGGGCTGTCCCGTCGAGGACCTGGACCGGGACGGCCTGGAGGGTGAGGCGGACAAGTGCCCGGAAGAGGCCGGCCCCGCCTCCCGCGAGGGCTGCCCCGAGCAGGACGCGGACCACGACGGCGTCCCCGACGCCAGCGACGCCTGCCCCGAGGAGGAGGGCTTCCCCACCCTGCGCGGCTGCCCCGAGCGCGATGCGGATGGGGACTCGGTGATGGACCACCGCGACAACTGCCCGCGCGAGCCCGGCGCGCCCGACAACCAGGGCTGCTCCCCCCGTCAGCGGCAGCTCGTCATCATCCGCCAGGACCGGCTGGAGTTGCGGGAGCGCATCGCCTTCGAATCCGGCACCGCCACCCTCCAGGCGCGCTCCTTCCCCCTGCTGGACAACGTGGCCCGCGTCCTCCTCGCGCACCCGAAGCTGTCCCCCCTCCTCGTGGAGAGCCACACCGACAACCGTGGCGACGCCGCCACCAACCGTGCCCTGTCCCAGGCCCGGGCGGAGGCGGTGCGCGATTACCTCGTCGGGCAGGGAGTCCCCCCCAACCGGCTGGACGCCCGCGGCCATGGGCCGGACCGCCCCGTCACCTCCAATGAGACCTCCCAGGGGCGTGAGGCCAACCGCCGCGTGGACCTGCTCCTCCCTCCCCCCTCGGGTCCCACCCCGCGCAAGCCCGGCCGGTGA
- a CDS encoding double-CXXCG motif protein: MDLRFYRPAADMAAPYTGSLSGIYKWYLPAVLDCPGCGPGVFGTDAVRYPCVDLTGLPNLRDFEVRPPQPVAEYLRLSEQLRPLLPPGAMLKPGMALGPMIGRASGSFGPLFMYDPGFLHMRREALERLQQESIRGLRGCPMELRFRGKNPPELLEPELLIHGELHPDCLPADAKTCERCGAKNYSLPDPYILDAATLPTEVDLFRMAGWSSLIIATERFVETVKRLGLDGVIFREVAVR, translated from the coding sequence GTGGACTTGCGATTCTATCGACCTGCTGCGGATATGGCCGCGCCGTATACGGGAAGCCTGAGCGGAATCTACAAGTGGTATCTGCCAGCAGTGCTCGACTGTCCCGGCTGCGGCCCAGGGGTATTTGGTACAGATGCTGTCCGCTACCCATGCGTCGACCTGACGGGCCTTCCGAACCTACGAGACTTCGAAGTCCGCCCCCCCCAACCCGTGGCTGAGTACCTCCGCCTGAGCGAACAGTTGCGCCCACTGCTTCCTCCTGGGGCAATGCTGAAGCCAGGCATGGCGCTGGGGCCAATGATTGGTAGGGCTTCGGGAAGCTTCGGCCCCCTCTTCATGTATGACCCTGGTTTTTTGCACATGCGGCGCGAAGCGCTGGAGCGGTTGCAGCAGGAGAGCATCCGGGGCCTGCGCGGCTGTCCCATGGAGCTTCGCTTCCGCGGCAAGAACCCACCCGAGTTGCTCGAGCCGGAGCTCCTGATTCACGGCGAGCTTCACCCGGACTGCCTTCCCGCCGACGCGAAGACGTGCGAGCGGTGCGGGGCGAAGAACTACAGCCTCCCGGACCCGTACATCCTCGACGCGGCGACGCTGCCCACGGAGGTCGACCTGTTCCGGATGGCGGGCTGGTCCTCGCTCATCATCGCCACCGAGCGCTTCGTGGAGACCGTGAAGCGGCTCGGCCTCGACGGAGTCATCTTCCGCGAGGTGGCGGTGCGCTGA
- a CDS encoding TIGR02269 family lipoprotein: MRKTTGFWLLVASWWVSACATSQPVARAWEDATPAAGCESPEEDSCVTLACEEGLCGFFRCEDVVAVEAPRSGVERVQFGRPGLPVGPARPGRWWTRSPGLRGGAEPVMTFRWYAASQPLPLPPRTPLALPAGRFQKHHIFPQAEDLALWFKSRGINIHDYTLLIPEHVHRRIHAGGPAGGLWNMAWREFKEANRDRPIAREEIYRHAGALIFRFELTGPVQPYFRQLK, from the coding sequence ATGAGGAAGACGACGGGTTTCTGGTTGCTCGTTGCTTCGTGGTGGGTCTCCGCGTGTGCCACGTCGCAGCCGGTGGCGCGCGCCTGGGAGGACGCGACGCCCGCGGCCGGGTGTGAGTCTCCGGAAGAGGACTCGTGCGTGACGCTCGCGTGCGAGGAGGGCCTGTGCGGCTTCTTCCGCTGTGAAGACGTGGTGGCCGTGGAAGCACCGCGCTCCGGAGTGGAGCGTGTGCAGTTCGGGAGGCCGGGCTTGCCCGTGGGGCCTGCCCGGCCGGGGCGCTGGTGGACGCGGTCTCCCGGGCTGCGCGGTGGCGCCGAGCCGGTGATGACGTTCCGGTGGTACGCAGCGTCCCAGCCGCTGCCTCTCCCCCCGCGCACGCCTCTCGCCCTGCCGGCGGGGCGCTTCCAGAAGCACCACATCTTCCCGCAGGCGGAAGACCTGGCCCTGTGGTTCAAGAGCCGTGGCATCAACATCCACGACTACACCCTGCTCATTCCGGAGCACGTTCATCGGCGTATCCACGCTGGAGGACCTGCTGGTGGTCTGTGGAATATGGCCTGGCGGGAGTTCAAGGAGGCCAACCGCGACAGGCCCATCGCTCGGGAGGAGATCTACCGCCATGCGGGAGCGCTCATCTTTCGCTTCGAACTCACCGGGCCGGTACAACCCTACTTCCGGCAACTCAAGTAA
- a CDS encoding GAF domain-containing protein: protein MKVPESSLMAAVDRMSRALERLAAAPPVVAVLEELLRQSAATLGAPSAFVCWWGEAGRLRTLVTPGVPEEVSVICAQRLLAHAPGPSETPVPYVAAELERDALLADEPEARRRLEAGSLLSLPFFFSSGRGPAGVLAVLFREARQPTEEDVKRFGLYARLAGLALERERMAERTRQSVLHARAEVEETEVLRLSRFQAVTEAFGRALTRDEVARVVLDLGLPAVGAVNGMVHLVDAGGTAVELTASVGLPEELVAPMRVLPRGGKDLPGYDAVRTGAPVWLETQEEVLARYPRLAGLVASGQAGSLVLLPLYVEGRIFGTLGFGFGEAKRFSALERTSITGLARQCGQALERSRLYEREHTARLQAEAAGQRLRLLADASALVAGSLEWEETVAGVARLALGSFADGCTVDSYEDGVVRRLAVLHADPSETQGLMRASREPGGPGHSALLADVLASGRSRMMTRPMARGSEGPARGETVPPLAKALGERVGESLHGEAAQSWVGGAGTRAAESPWGDTARSLAKAAGMPLGDAARPSARFVETREESAHGEAAPSAAEGEDSSQGDAARAPGVGSLIVTPLVARQRTLGALTFVRSEERPPFDAADLELAEELAGRAALAIDNARLLRKARAAEEESRRSAARLHVLVQVSQLIAEAGLDLPNVLDVLARKVSEAIGDACVLQLLSADREHLDVVSVHHPNPEARAVLEESLRRIPPTRGEGLSGRVLATGQTLFVPRLNAEELHGERLPEGVSFLERYGPQSIIIVPLGARGRVLGTLGVMRDAQGHEYTLEERALLESLAARAALAIEDARLYGAATQAVKARDELLSVAGHELKSPLNALQLQIHLLARMAKEAMAASGLAERAEKAARASQRLGLLIDDLLDVSRISSGRLSLQCEEVDLSALTRELVSRMSEELARAGSEVRLALDGAVTGHWDRLRLEQVLVNLLSNAAKYGAGRPVLVTVDVQAAVARLAVRDEGIGVAPDEQERIFERFERSASVQHFKGLGLGLWITKRIVEAHGGCIRLESEPGRGSTFTVELPLTAETAGTGAA from the coding sequence ATGAAGGTGCCCGAGAGCAGCCTGATGGCCGCGGTGGACCGCATGTCGCGGGCCCTGGAGCGGCTTGCGGCGGCACCGCCAGTGGTGGCGGTGCTGGAGGAACTGCTACGTCAATCGGCCGCCACGCTGGGCGCTCCCAGTGCCTTCGTCTGCTGGTGGGGCGAGGCGGGACGGCTGCGCACCCTCGTCACGCCCGGTGTGCCCGAGGAGGTGTCGGTCATCTGCGCGCAGCGGCTGCTGGCCCATGCGCCCGGCCCTTCCGAGACACCGGTGCCGTACGTCGCGGCGGAGCTGGAGCGGGACGCGCTGCTCGCGGACGAGCCCGAGGCCCGGCGTCGGCTGGAGGCGGGCTCACTGCTGTCGCTGCCCTTCTTCTTCTCCTCGGGCCGGGGCCCCGCCGGGGTGCTGGCGGTGCTCTTCCGCGAGGCGCGGCAGCCGACGGAGGAGGACGTGAAGCGCTTCGGCCTCTACGCGAGGCTGGCCGGGCTGGCGCTGGAGCGAGAGCGCATGGCGGAGCGCACGCGCCAGTCCGTGCTGCACGCCCGGGCGGAGGTGGAGGAGACGGAGGTGCTGCGCCTCAGCCGCTTCCAGGCCGTGACGGAGGCCTTCGGCCGCGCGCTCACCCGCGACGAGGTGGCGCGCGTGGTGCTGGACCTGGGCCTGCCCGCGGTGGGCGCGGTGAATGGCATGGTGCACCTGGTCGACGCGGGCGGGACGGCGGTGGAGCTGACGGCGTCGGTGGGGTTGCCCGAAGAGCTGGTGGCCCCCATGCGCGTGCTGCCCCGGGGAGGAAAGGACCTGCCGGGCTACGACGCGGTGCGGACGGGCGCGCCGGTGTGGCTGGAGACGCAGGAAGAGGTGCTGGCGCGCTACCCGCGGCTGGCGGGGCTGGTGGCCTCGGGGCAGGCGGGGTCGCTGGTGCTGCTGCCGCTGTATGTGGAGGGGCGCATCTTCGGGACGCTGGGCTTCGGCTTCGGTGAGGCGAAGCGCTTCTCCGCGCTGGAGCGGACGTCGATTACCGGGCTGGCGCGGCAGTGTGGCCAGGCGCTGGAGCGCTCGCGGCTGTACGAGCGCGAGCACACCGCGCGGCTCCAGGCGGAGGCGGCGGGACAGCGGCTGCGGCTGCTGGCGGACGCGAGTGCGCTGGTGGCGGGCTCGCTGGAGTGGGAGGAGACGGTGGCGGGCGTGGCGAGGCTGGCGCTGGGCAGCTTCGCGGATGGGTGCACGGTGGACTCGTACGAGGACGGCGTCGTGCGGCGGCTGGCGGTGCTGCACGCGGACCCGTCGGAGACGCAGGGGTTGATGCGCGCCTCGCGAGAGCCGGGAGGACCCGGGCACTCGGCGCTGCTGGCGGACGTGCTGGCTTCGGGGCGCTCGCGGATGATGACGCGTCCCATGGCGAGGGGCTCGGAGGGGCCGGCGAGAGGTGAGACGGTGCCTCCGCTGGCGAAGGCCCTGGGGGAGCGCGTCGGAGAGTCGCTGCACGGTGAAGCGGCGCAGTCGTGGGTGGGTGGGGCGGGGACTCGCGCGGCGGAGTCGCCGTGGGGGGATACCGCACGCTCGTTGGCGAAGGCCGCGGGGATGCCTCTGGGGGACGCGGCGCGCCCGTCCGCGCGGTTCGTGGAGACGCGGGAGGAGTCCGCACACGGTGAAGCAGCGCCGTCGGCGGCGGAGGGGGAGGACTCATCCCAGGGGGATGCAGCGCGCGCGCCGGGCGTGGGCTCGCTCATCGTGACGCCGCTGGTGGCGCGGCAGCGCACGCTGGGCGCGCTCACCTTCGTGCGGAGCGAGGAGCGGCCGCCGTTCGACGCCGCGGACCTGGAGCTGGCGGAGGAGCTGGCGGGGCGCGCGGCGCTGGCCATCGACAATGCGCGGCTGCTCCGCAAGGCGCGTGCGGCCGAGGAGGAGAGCCGGCGCAGCGCCGCGCGGCTCCATGTGCTGGTGCAGGTCAGCCAGCTCATCGCGGAAGCCGGGCTGGACCTGCCCAACGTCCTGGACGTGCTGGCGCGCAAGGTGTCGGAGGCCATTGGCGACGCGTGCGTGCTCCAGCTCCTCTCGGCGGACCGGGAGCACCTGGACGTGGTGTCGGTCCACCACCCGAACCCGGAGGCGCGCGCGGTGCTGGAGGAGTCGCTCCGTCGCATTCCTCCGACGCGGGGAGAGGGACTGTCGGGCCGGGTGTTGGCCACGGGGCAGACGCTCTTCGTGCCTCGGCTGAACGCGGAGGAGCTGCACGGCGAGCGGCTGCCGGAAGGCGTGTCCTTCCTGGAGCGCTACGGACCGCAGAGCATCATCATCGTGCCGCTGGGCGCGCGGGGCAGGGTGCTCGGCACGCTGGGGGTGATGCGCGATGCGCAGGGTCATGAGTACACGCTGGAGGAGCGCGCGCTGCTGGAGAGCCTGGCGGCACGAGCGGCGCTGGCGATTGAAGATGCTCGGCTCTATGGCGCGGCCACCCAGGCGGTGAAGGCCCGTGACGAGCTGCTGTCCGTCGCTGGCCACGAGCTGAAGTCCCCGCTCAACGCGCTCCAGCTTCAAATCCACCTGCTCGCGCGCATGGCGAAGGAGGCGATGGCGGCGAGCGGACTGGCGGAGCGCGCGGAGAAGGCGGCGCGCGCGAGCCAGCGGCTGGGGTTGCTCATCGACGACCTGCTGGACGTGTCACGCATCAGCTCCGGGCGGCTGAGCCTCCAGTGCGAAGAGGTGGACCTGTCGGCGCTGACTCGCGAGCTGGTGTCGCGCATGTCGGAGGAGCTGGCACGGGCGGGCAGCGAAGTGCGCCTCGCGCTGGATGGCGCGGTGACCGGACACTGGGACCGGCTGCGGCTGGAGCAGGTGCTGGTCAACCTGCTGTCGAATGCGGCGAAATACGGCGCGGGCCGTCCGGTGCTGGTGACGGTGGACGTCCAGGCCGCGGTGGCTCGGCTGGCCGTGCGCGACGAGGGAATTGGGGTCGCGCCCGACGAGCAGGAGCGCATCTTCGAACGCTTCGAGCGCTCGGCGTCGGTGCAGCACTTCAAGGGGCTGGGCCTGGGCCTGTGGATTACGAAGCGCATCGTTGAAGCGCACGGCGGCTGCATCCGACTGGAGAGCGAGCCGGGGCGGGGTTCCACCTTCACCGTGGAGCTGCCGCTGACCGCTGAAACAGCCGGCACGGGCGCGGCATAG
- a CDS encoding Uma2 family endonuclease: protein MRLPLRLLVPEMTHKPATYADLEALPPNQVGEIIAGVLYASPRPATPHGRVASRVHGELYPPFERGSGGPGGWLIRFEEELHLGSDVLVPDLAGWRRERVPRIPDAPFIEIAPDWLCEVLSPSTAALDRDQKMTVYAREGVRHVWLVEPRARTLEVFRLEGPHYVRLATYVGEATVRVEPFDAFPLELRVLWED from the coding sequence ATGAGGCTACCTCTCAGGTTACTTGTCCCGGAAATGACCCACAAGCCCGCCACCTATGCAGACCTGGAGGCACTTCCTCCAAATCAGGTAGGGGAAATCATTGCTGGAGTGCTGTACGCGAGCCCCAGGCCAGCAACTCCGCATGGGCGGGTTGCCTCAAGGGTTCATGGTGAGCTGTACCCCCCATTCGAACGGGGCTCCGGGGGCCCGGGTGGGTGGCTCATTCGCTTCGAGGAGGAGCTGCACCTGGGGAGTGACGTGCTCGTGCCAGACCTCGCGGGCTGGCGACGCGAGCGGGTGCCGAGGATTCCGGATGCCCCCTTCATCGAGATTGCCCCGGACTGGCTCTGCGAGGTGCTCTCCCCATCCACTGCCGCGCTGGACCGGGACCAGAAGATGACCGTCTATGCGCGCGAGGGCGTGCGGCACGTGTGGCTGGTAGAGCCACGGGCCCGCACCCTGGAGGTCTTCCGGCTCGAAGGTCCCCATTACGTAAGGCTCGCCACATATGTGGGCGAGGCCACCGTCCGTGTCGAACCCTTCGACGCCTTCCCTCTGGAACTTCGCGTCCTGTGGGAGGACTGA
- a CDS encoding tryptophan 2,3-dioxygenase, whose product MPGPMNKRDLEPGIITDLAGRTTYGDYLQLDRLLSAQVPRSQPPHHDELLFIIQHQTSELWMKLLIHELGACIRYVQADKLEPSFKIFARVAHIQRMLFEQWSVLETLTPNEYLEFRDTLGSASGFQSFQYRAVEFLLGNKDPNALGPFRHVPAVHAELERLLESPGLYDEFLRHLSRMGHPVPQSHVQRDWRQPYEKSPEVVEVFRRIYEDPDSHWDAYEMCEKLVDTEERFQLWRYRHMMTVMRIIGFKQGTGGSSGVGFLRKALELRFFPELWDVRTELAPPTARNRTP is encoded by the coding sequence ATGCCCGGGCCCATGAACAAACGAGACCTGGAGCCTGGAATCATCACCGACCTGGCCGGTAGGACCACGTACGGTGATTACCTTCAGCTCGACCGGCTGCTGTCTGCGCAGGTTCCGCGCTCGCAGCCTCCGCACCACGACGAGCTGCTCTTCATCATCCAGCACCAGACGAGCGAGCTGTGGATGAAGCTGCTCATCCACGAGCTGGGGGCGTGCATCCGCTACGTGCAGGCCGACAAGCTGGAGCCCTCGTTCAAGATTTTCGCGCGTGTGGCGCACATCCAGCGGATGCTCTTCGAGCAGTGGAGCGTGCTGGAGACGCTCACCCCGAACGAGTACCTGGAGTTCCGGGACACGCTCGGCAGCGCGTCGGGCTTCCAGAGCTTCCAGTACCGCGCGGTGGAGTTCCTGCTGGGCAACAAGGACCCGAACGCGCTGGGGCCCTTCAGGCACGTGCCCGCCGTGCACGCGGAGCTGGAGCGCCTGCTGGAGTCTCCCGGCCTCTACGACGAGTTCCTGCGCCACCTGTCCCGCATGGGGCACCCGGTGCCGCAGAGCCACGTGCAGCGCGACTGGCGCCAGCCGTACGAGAAGAGCCCCGAGGTGGTGGAGGTGTTCCGCCGCATCTACGAGGACCCGGACTCGCACTGGGATGCGTATGAGATGTGCGAGAAGCTGGTGGACACGGAGGAGCGGTTCCAGCTCTGGCGCTACCGCCACATGATGACGGTGATGCGCATCATCGGCTTCAAGCAGGGCACGGGCGGCTCGTCGGGCGTGGGCTTCCTGCGAAAGGCGTTGGAGCTGCGCTTCTTCCCGGAGCTGTGGGACGTGCGCACGGAGCTGGCGCCGCCCACGGCCCGGAACCGGACGCCCTGA
- a CDS encoding cell wall protein, whose translation MSVDKAFRDMIRNEIDAQLKPLRDVVSRLEAGTADLDALRNVAERLAPLAEVVGPLFGANAPAAKAGRRGPGRPPSRPTVSAAPVAGGKRRGRKPAAGNEGSRECAIKDCGKPSRTKGYCAAHYQKLRMLEKTNRRPSQWRDYAEPNSVDDIKLPRGRAASKALAAAAQAGNAG comes from the coding sequence ATGTCCGTGGATAAAGCGTTTCGGGACATGATCCGCAATGAAATCGATGCCCAGCTGAAGCCGCTGCGCGATGTGGTCTCCCGGCTGGAGGCAGGCACGGCGGATCTGGACGCGCTTCGCAACGTGGCCGAGCGGCTGGCCCCCCTGGCCGAGGTCGTCGGCCCCCTGTTCGGCGCCAACGCTCCCGCGGCCAAGGCCGGTCGCCGGGGTCCGGGCCGTCCGCCCTCCCGCCCGACGGTGAGCGCCGCTCCGGTGGCGGGTGGCAAGCGCCGCGGCCGCAAGCCGGCGGCGGGCAACGAGGGCTCGCGCGAGTGCGCCATCAAGGACTGCGGCAAGCCCAGCCGCACCAAGGGCTACTGCGCGGCCCACTACCAGAAGCTGCGGATGCTGGAGAAGACCAACCGCCGCCCGTCCCAGTGGCGGGACTACGCCGAGCCCAACTCCGTGGACGACATCAAGCTGCCCCGTGGACGCGCCGCGTCCAAGGCGCTGGCAGCGGCCGCCCAGGCTGGAAACGCAGGCTAG
- a CDS encoding hemerythrin domain-containing protein: protein MGNPFDILIDQHRELEECFERLVSGSEPEELRSQVTELLELLRLHSRLEERCFYPLLMQVEGRSRAREEAEDHLTMRELMDELEELPLGHPEWQARLFALEDLVVAHFQEEENAMLPRLRMALDAQQQDDLRRDLSATREELLARAHAFHVPGRGPLLESLRWDG, encoded by the coding sequence ATGGGCAACCCGTTCGACATCCTCATCGACCAGCACCGAGAGCTGGAGGAATGCTTCGAGCGGCTGGTGTCCGGCTCGGAGCCCGAGGAGCTGCGCTCCCAGGTAACGGAGTTGCTGGAGCTGCTGCGGCTGCACTCCCGTCTGGAGGAGCGCTGCTTCTATCCGCTGCTCATGCAGGTGGAGGGGCGCTCCAGGGCCCGTGAAGAGGCCGAAGACCATCTCACCATGCGGGAGCTGATGGATGAGCTGGAGGAGCTCCCGCTCGGTCATCCCGAGTGGCAGGCACGGCTCTTCGCCCTCGAAGACCTGGTCGTGGCGCATTTCCAAGAAGAAGAGAACGCCATGCTGCCACGCCTGAGGATGGCACTGGATGCCCAGCAACAGGATGACCTGAGGCGTGATTTATCGGCCACCCGCGAGGAGCTGCTCGCGCGCGCCCACGCCTTCCACGTTCCAGGCCGGGGCCCCCTGCTGGAGTCCCTGCGCTGGGACGGCTGA
- a CDS encoding lysophospholipid acyltransferase family protein, with the protein MEASLASLRRAVFRFAERGAALSALYHRAKLVGAEHLPLAGPVLLVGNHGVWGYETPAFFHLLHRATGRYPLGLAERGFFRIPLVRTVLPWLGGVEGTRENALAALESGELLVCYPGGARETFKRSQGRYRLRWERALGFVRLAAQAGVPVVPFAGFGVDDTFFWPPGEERLCLRLTAEDKYRMPLVLGLGPLPLPVQLTFAVGAPLEPPPPDAPESRLRNFRDRVAASVRWLLVRACHA; encoded by the coding sequence GTGGAAGCCTCGCTCGCCAGCCTGCGCCGGGCCGTGTTCCGCTTCGCCGAGAGGGGCGCGGCGCTCTCGGCCCTGTACCACCGCGCGAAGCTGGTGGGCGCCGAGCACCTGCCGCTGGCCGGGCCCGTGCTGCTGGTGGGCAACCATGGCGTATGGGGCTACGAGACACCTGCCTTCTTCCACCTGCTCCATCGCGCCACCGGCCGCTATCCGCTGGGGCTGGCCGAGCGGGGCTTCTTCCGAATCCCCCTGGTGCGCACGGTGCTGCCCTGGCTGGGCGGCGTGGAGGGCACGCGGGAGAACGCGCTGGCGGCGCTGGAGTCCGGGGAGCTCCTCGTCTGCTACCCGGGCGGCGCGCGGGAGACCTTCAAGCGCAGCCAGGGGCGCTACCGGCTGCGCTGGGAGCGGGCGCTGGGCTTCGTTCGGCTCGCGGCGCAAGCGGGGGTGCCGGTGGTGCCCTTCGCGGGCTTCGGCGTGGACGACACCTTCTTCTGGCCGCCCGGCGAGGAGCGGCTGTGCCTGCGGCTGACCGCGGAGGACAAGTACCGGATGCCGCTGGTGCTGGGGCTGGGGCCGCTGCCGCTCCCGGTGCAGCTCACCTTCGCGGTGGGCGCGCCGCTGGAGCCACCGCCTCCCGACGCCCCCGAGTCCCGCCTGCGCAACTTCAGGGACCGCGTGGCCGCCAGCGTCCGGTGGCTGTTGGTGAGGGCCTGCCATGCTTGA
- a CDS encoding alpha/beta fold hydrolase, producing MLDAASQSPRAPVPHRSPPLVPDLEDIQSGYEHLLHEERFVRGTPVRLFTFPGESVAVRRTVVCLPGLGASGRSFAPMGPLADELRLLLWTPPLSTPATHTPLQWNLAVLSHVEAGLPERFALVGSSYGSLLSIAYTLAHPERVKALVLVSPVASVHRIRRLALTLSTLVRSPKPLAYLMAPTVARVLGGPHLPPEGRAEIVREARRMSSMELLRRLRDVLAADYLHRLHELRVPTLIIQGGRDLLVPTRAARDVAEHIPGARMEVLREASHLPYMTHPQSFNNLVGDFLLHHAD from the coding sequence ATGCTTGATGCCGCCTCGCAGTCACCTCGGGCTCCGGTGCCTCACCGCAGCCCGCCGCTCGTCCCGGACCTGGAGGACATCCAGTCCGGCTACGAGCACCTGCTCCACGAGGAGCGCTTCGTGCGCGGCACGCCGGTGCGCCTGTTCACCTTCCCCGGTGAGAGCGTGGCCGTGAGGCGCACCGTGGTGTGTCTGCCGGGGCTGGGCGCCAGTGGGCGCTCCTTCGCTCCCATGGGACCGCTGGCGGACGAGCTGCGGCTGCTCCTGTGGACACCGCCGCTGAGCACTCCGGCGACGCACACGCCGCTCCAGTGGAACCTGGCCGTGCTGAGCCACGTGGAGGCGGGGCTGCCCGAGCGCTTCGCGCTGGTGGGCTCCTCGTACGGCAGCCTGCTGTCCATCGCGTACACGCTGGCGCACCCGGAGCGGGTGAAGGCGCTGGTGCTGGTGTCTCCGGTGGCCAGCGTGCACCGCATCCGCCGGCTGGCGCTGACGCTGTCCACGCTGGTGCGCTCGCCCAAGCCGCTGGCGTACCTGATGGCCCCCACGGTGGCGCGGGTGCTGGGCGGCCCGCACCTGCCGCCGGAGGGCCGCGCGGAAATCGTGCGCGAGGCACGCCGGATGTCCTCCATGGAGCTGCTGCGCCGTCTGCGGGACGTGCTGGCGGCGGACTACCTGCACCGGCTCCACGAGCTCCGGGTGCCCACGCTCATCATCCAGGGCGGCCGTGACTTGCTGGTGCCCACGCGCGCCGCGCGGGACGTGGCCGAGCACATCCCCGGGGCGCGCATGGAGGTGCTCCGGGAGGCCAGCCACCTGCCGTACATGACCCATCCACAGTCCTTCAACAACCTCGTCGGAGACTTCCTGCTGCATCACGCGGACTGA
- a CDS encoding proline dehydrogenase family protein: MTTAAAHLSRSALLFLSRQENLKDLATRLKPFRKMASRFIAGETLEEAVDAVKALDAQGLTASFDHLNEAVKTPEETRDEVRQYQRLLARIDQVGVKANVSLKLTQCGLLFDPALALENARAVVADATRRGSFVRIDMEHSAVTQATLDIVRELHAEFGEPHVGAVLQSYLRRTEADARALSRDRVRIRLCKGAYLEGPDVAFPDKAEVDANFVRCMKVLLDSGVYHGIATHDERMIDATLEYAAKQHLPHGAYEFQMLYGIRRDLQERLAKDGHPVRIYVPYGRHWYPYFMRRLAERPANLWFVMRNLVRG, from the coding sequence ATGACCACCGCCGCCGCCCACCTGTCCCGCTCCGCCCTGCTGTTCCTGTCCCGCCAGGAGAACCTCAAGGACCTGGCCACGCGCCTGAAGCCCTTCCGGAAGATGGCGTCACGCTTCATCGCCGGCGAGACGCTGGAGGAGGCGGTGGACGCGGTGAAGGCCCTCGACGCGCAGGGGCTCACGGCCTCCTTCGACCACCTCAACGAGGCGGTGAAGACGCCGGAGGAGACGCGCGACGAGGTGCGCCAGTACCAGCGGCTGCTGGCGCGCATCGACCAGGTGGGGGTGAAGGCCAACGTGTCGCTGAAGCTGACCCAGTGCGGCCTGCTGTTCGACCCGGCGCTGGCGCTGGAGAACGCGCGCGCGGTGGTGGCCGACGCGACCCGGCGCGGCTCCTTCGTGCGCATCGACATGGAGCACAGCGCGGTGACGCAGGCGACGCTGGACATCGTCCGGGAGCTGCACGCGGAGTTCGGCGAGCCCCACGTGGGCGCGGTGCTCCAGAGCTACCTGCGGCGCACGGAGGCGGACGCGCGGGCCCTGAGCAGGGACCGGGTGCGCATCCGGCTGTGCAAGGGCGCGTACCTGGAGGGCCCGGACGTGGCCTTCCCCGACAAGGCGGAGGTGGACGCCAACTTCGTGCGCTGCATGAAGGTGCTGCTCGACAGCGGCGTGTACCACGGCATCGCCACGCACGATGAGCGGATGATTGACGCCACGCTGGAGTACGCGGCGAAGCAGCACCTGCCTCACGGGGCGTATGAGTTCCAGATGCTCTATGGCATCCGGCGGGACTTGCAGGAGCGGCTGGCGAAGGACGGGCACCCGGTGCGCATCTACGTTCCGTACGGGCGGCACTGGTACCCGTACTTCATGCGCCGGCTGGCCGAGCGTCCGGCCAACCTGTGGTTCGTCATGCGCAACCTCGTTCGCGGGTAG